The sequence GGACTCGGCTGTGCGCTCGCGATCGGTTCCTTGTCGCTGCCCGGACGGGCGCAGCCCGCGCCCAGGACGTGGAAGGTGTCGATCGGCGCCGACACGCCGGATCATGCGCTCCAGGGCCAGGACTTCTATCCGCGGACGATCACGGTCAACGCGGGCGACACCATCACATGGACCAAGAGCACGGTGCTCGAACACACGGTGACGTTTCTATCCGGGGCGAAACGGCCCGCGCTGCTTGTGCCGCAACCGGACAACCGCGTGCTCTTCAATCCCGCGGCCGCGTTCCCTCAAGGGGGCAAGGCGTACGACGGCACCGGGATCGTGAGTTCCGGCGTGCTCGAACCGGCCGGGGCACACTACACGGTCACGTTCACCACCCCCGGGCGGTACACGTACGTCTGCCTGCTCCATCCCGGGATGCAGGGCACGGTCGTCGTCCAACTCGCGGGCGCCAAGCTGCCCATGACGCAGGTCGGCTACGGCCGCGCCGCGGCCGCGCAGTGGGCCGAGGCGCTCAAGGCCGGCGGGCGGCTGCGGGCCGCCTGGAACGTCTCAACGGCCGCCGCGCCGTCGGGCACCGTGTATACCGCGCCGATGGTCGGGGATTCGCAGGCCCGCATCACGCTCCTGAGGTTCACGCCCGGGCCGCTCCGGGTCAAGGCCGGCAGCACGGTGCGGTGGGTGATGAAGGACCCGTTTGAGATCCATACGGTGACGTTCCAGGGGACCGGGGCGGTGCCGCAGTTTCTCCTGCTGGAGCAGCAGGCCCAGGGTCCGCCCAAGATCTTCTTCAACCCCAAGATCCTCGCGCCGGCGGGCGGACCGCGGCACACGGGCAACACCTACCACAACTCGCAAATTCTTCTCCCGGTGAACCCGCCGGGCCCCACGGAGTACTCGCTCACGTTCTCCAAGCCCGGCACCTACACGTACTGGTGTGTGGTGCACGTGCCGGAGGGCATGAGCGGGACGGTCATCGTCCAATAGCTCCGCGCCGGCGCCGCATACGGGCCCGGGGTGTCTCGGCGCCCGGGCCCTTGTCTTGTCGCAAGGTGCCCGCCGGGAGGAGATGCGTTTCGCTGACCTGAAGTGGGTCGCGGGGTCGCGAATGGCATTGCCACGGGGAGGGGAGCATCGAGATGAAGCGCTGCAGCATAATCCTGCTCGCGCTGGCCGTTGCCGCGGCCATCGCCTCGCCGTTGACCGCGCCGCGACCCGCGGGAGCGGCCCTCGAGCTGAAGTTCTACTACCCGGTCGGCGTGTCGGGTCCGCTGGCCAAGGTGATGGACGGGATGGTGTCCGACTTCAACCGCATCCATCCCGGCATGCACGTCACGCCGATCTTCGCCGGCGGGTACTACGATACGATGACCAAAGCGCAGACCGCGGTCATGGCGGGCAGTCCCCCCGACGTCGCGGTCCTGCTGTCCACGGACCTCTACACGCTGCTCGACCTGAACGCGATCATCCCGCTCGACGCGTTCATCCAACAGGCCGGCGGCGGGCGGTTCCGCGCGGACTTCTTCGACGCGTTCTGGCTGAACTCGCGGACCGCGACGACCACTTATTCCATCCCATTTCAGCGCAGCACCATCGTCCTCTACTACAACCGGGACGCGTTCCAGCGCGCGGGGCTGGATCCGAACAAGCCGCCGACCAATTGGACGGAGCTCGAACAGGACGCGCAGAAGCTGACGGCGCACGACGCGGGCGGCACGGTGACCCAGTGGGGGGTCGGGATCCCGACGTCGGGCTTCACGTACTGGCTGTTTCAGGGATTCGCGGCGGAAGCGGGCCAGGCGCGAATGGCCAACCCCGAGGGTACCGACACGTACTTCGACACACCGGCGACGCGGCGGGCGCTGCAGTACTGGCTGCGCCTCGCGGACCTTCGCGTCGAGCCCCGCGGGATCGTGTCGTGGGACACGCTGCCCACCGAATTCGTCGCCGGGCGGTACGCGATGATCTATCATTCCACCGGCAGCTTGACCTTCATCCGCTCCAACGCTTCGTTCAAGTTCGGCACGGCGTTCATGCCGGCGGACCGGCGGTACGGGACGCCGACGGGCGGCGGCAACCTGTACATCTTCCGGGGGATCCCGCCGGAGCGCCAACGAGCGGCGTGGGAGTTCGTCCAGTGGATGACGGCGCCGCAGCAGGCGGCGCGCTGGAGCCAAGCCTCGGGGTACGTCGCGGTCCGCAAGTCGGCCTTCAACGTCAAGCTGTACAAGGACTACACGGACGGGTTCCCGCAGGCCCTCACCGCCCGGGACCAGCTGCCGTACGCGCAGGCCGAGCTTTCGACGCACCACGGCGGCGAGATCCAGACGATGTTCTCCAACGCCCTCCAGGCCGCGCTCACCGGCCGCAAGACGCCCGAGGCCGCGCTGCGGGACGCGCAGCAGCAGGCCGGCCGGCTGCTCAGCCAATACCGGACGCACTAGCCGCGTGGTGCCGCCGCTCCGCGTCCGCGTGCTCGGGTCGGGCGACGCGTTCGGCAGCGGGGGCCGGATGCAAACCTGCTTTCTGGTGTCCGGGGAGTCGACGCGATTCCTCGTCGACTGCGGCGCCACGGCGGTCGTGGCGATGCACCGCTTCGGGGTGGACCGGGCCGGCATCGATCTGATTCTCTTGAGCCACCTCCACGGCGACCACATGGGCGGGCTCCCGTTCTTCCTGCTCGACTCGCACTTCAACGTGCGGCGTACGCGGCCGCTGCTCGTCGCCGGACCGCCCGGGGCGCGCGGGCGACTGCGCGACGTGATGGAGGCGCTGTTCCCCGGCTCGTCGGCGATCCCGCTCCGGTTCCCGCTCGACATCCACGAATACGCGCTCGAGACGCCGAACCGGATCGCCGGCCTCACCGTCACGCCCTACCAGGTGGAGCATCCCTGCGGGGCGCCGCCCACGGCGCTGCGCATCGAGTGTGAGGGCCGCACGATCGCTTATTCGGGCGACACGCGGTGGGCGCCCGGGCTGCCCAAAGCGGCCGAGGACGCCGATCTGCTCCTGCTCGAATGCAACGGGTACGATCGGACGGTGCCAAACCACCTCGATCTCCCGACGCTGCTCGCGCATCGACACGAGCTGCGCAGCCGGCGGATCGTGCTGACGCACATGGGCGAGGAGATGCTGGCACACCGGGAGGAGGCGCCATGGGAGAGCGCCGAGGATGGGATGACCATCACCGTCGGATAGGCGCGGCGGGGGACATGAGCACCGTGCGCACGATCCGGACGATGTGTCCGATGAACTGCCATCCCACGCTCTGCGGCATGCTGGTGGATGTGGAGGACGGCCGGCTCATCGCCGTCCGCGGCGATCCGGACAACCCCGACAGCCGCGGGTTTCTGTGCGTCCGCGGTCAGGCGTCGCGGGAGATCATCGGCAATGCAGAGCGGCTGCTGTTTCCTCTGGTGCGCGGCCGCCGCGCCGCCGACGCGTGGCGGCGGGCGACGTGGGACGAGGCGCTCGATCTCATCGTCGCGCGGATGCGGGCGGCGGGGCGGGAGTCGGTTGCGCTGTGGCAGGGCCACGGCAACAACGCGAACAACTACGGCGTGCGGACCGGCGGCCAGCTCCTGCGCCGGTTTGCCAACTTCTACGGTTGCCAGTGGTGGAACGCGACGATGATCTGCTGGGGCCTCGGGGCCTTCGGCATCGGGCTCACCGGACCGCTGGAGACGAACACCAAGGAGGACATGGGCGCGCATGCCGAGCTCATCCTCCTGTGGGGCGCGAACCTGGCCAGCCAGCCGAACACCGGCCGCCATCTCGCGGCCGCCCGGCGGCGCGGCGCCCAGATCGTGACGATCGACGTGCGGCGCACCGAAGCGGCGGCGCAGTCGGACGAGGTGTTCGTGATCCGGCCGGGCACCGACGCGGCGCTCGCGCTCGCGCTGATGCATGTGATCGTCGGCGAGGACCGCTACGACCGCGCGTTCGTCGCCGCGCACACCGTGGGCTTCGACGCGCTGGCCGAGCATGTCCGGCCGTTCTCGCCGGCGTGGGCGGCGGGGGAGACGGGGCTGCCGGCCGGCCGCATCGCCGCGCTCGCGCGCCGCTACGCCGCCGTCCGGCCGGCGATGATCGTGATCGGCGGCAGTTCGATGCACAAAGGGGTCAACGGCTGGCAGGGCGGCCGGGCCGTCGCGTGCCTGCCGGCGCTCACCGGAAATCTCGGCCGGCCCGGCGCCGGTCTCGGTCCCCGCCACGGGAGCTCGTCGCACGGTCAGGCGCTGGCCGGGATTGCGGCCGCGGACCGGCGTCCGCCCGGCCGCTACGTCCCAAACCAGATGCCGCGGATCACCGAAGCGCTCGCCGGCGGCCGCGTCAAGGTACTCGGCCTCTTCGGGACCGACATGCTCTCATCGTTCGCCGACGCCGCGGCGGTGGCCGGCGGCCTCGCCCGCACCGACCTCGTCGTCAGCCACGACCTGTTCATGAACGACACCGCCCGGCGCTTCGCCGACGTGATGCTCCCCGCGACGGCGTGGCTCGAGGACACGGGCTGCAAGAGCACCAACACGCACCTGTACCTGATGCCGAAGATCCTCGAGCCGGCCGGGGAAGCGCGCCCGCTCACGCGCGTGCTCCGCGATCTCGCCGGGCGGTTGGGGCTCGACGAGTTCTTCCCCTGGGACACGGACGAGGGGCCGATCGATGCGATCCTGGACCACCCGGCCACCGGACACGCGACGGTGCGCGCGCTGCGCGCCGAGGGCGGAATCCGCGCGCTCGACATCTCGCACGTCGCGCATCCCGATCTGGCGTTTCCGACGCCGTCGGGAAAGATCGAGTTCTATTCCGCGCGGGCCGGGTCGCTCGGCCTGCCGCCGCTCCCGGTGTATACGCCGCTGCCGGCGACCGGCGGCCATCCGCTCAGCTTCCGTCAGGGCCGGACGCTCACCCAGTTTCACGGGTTTTACGACCACGGCCGGGCGCTGCCGACCCTGGCGCGGCTCGATCCCGCCCCGATCCTGTGGATGTCGCCGGCCGACGCGGCCTCCCGCGGCCTCGGCGACGGGGACGCGATCCGCATCTTCAACGAGCGCGGCGAATTCCGGGCGCACGCGCGCGTCACAGGCGACGTGCCGTCCGGTACCGTGTGGATGCGGGACGGGTGGACGGGCCTCAACGAGCTCACGTCCGGCGATCCATCGATCCCCGACGAGGCGGTGGACGTCTTCGAGTTCTCCGCGGGCCAGGCGGCGTTCGACGCGATGGTGGAGGTAGCGCCGGACGGAGGCTGACGATGATCACCCGGACAGACGTTGTGGTGATCGGCTCGGGCGGCCTCGGCGCCGCCACCGCCTTCTATCTCGCGAAAGCGGGGCGCCGCAGCGTTGCGCTCCTCGACCAGCACGACATCGGTTCGCAGACCTCACCGCGCGCCGCCGGCCTGGTGAGCTGTGTTCGCAAGAGCGACCTGATGATCACCTTAATCAAGATCGCCTGTGAGAAGTTGCAGCGCTTCTCCGCGGATACCGGGCAGCCGTTGGAATGGGTGCGCTCGGGCAGCCTCAAGGTTGCGCGCCGTCCCCAGGACGCGCACGTGATCGCCGACGATGTCGCCCGGGGCCGGCGAATGGGCCTGGACGTGGAAGAGATTTCGCCGGCAGAGGCGAGCCGAGTGAACCCGTTTCTTCACCCCAACGGCATCGCCGCCGCGCTACGGGTGGCCGACGACATGTATTTCAATCCGGCACAGGTCGCGGTTGGCTTGGCCCGCGGCGCCGAGGCCCACGGGGCGACGGTGCTCCCCCGGACCA is a genomic window of bacterium containing:
- a CDS encoding plastocyanin/azurin family copper-binding protein, which gives rise to MLRLLHRLLLFGLGCALAIGSLSLPGRAQPAPRTWKVSIGADTPDHALQGQDFYPRTITVNAGDTITWTKSTVLEHTVTFLSGAKRPALLVPQPDNRVLFNPAAAFPQGGKAYDGTGIVSSGVLEPAGAHYTVTFTTPGRYTYVCLLHPGMQGTVVVQLAGAKLPMTQVGYGRAAAAQWAEALKAGGRLRAAWNVSTAAAPSGTVYTAPMVGDSQARITLLRFTPGPLRVKAGSTVRWVMKDPFEIHTVTFQGTGAVPQFLLLEQQAQGPPKIFFNPKILAPAGGPRHTGNTYHNSQILLPVNPPGPTEYSLTFSKPGTYTYWCVVHVPEGMSGTVIVQ
- a CDS encoding ABC transporter substrate-binding protein → MKRCSIILLALAVAAAIASPLTAPRPAGAALELKFYYPVGVSGPLAKVMDGMVSDFNRIHPGMHVTPIFAGGYYDTMTKAQTAVMAGSPPDVAVLLSTDLYTLLDLNAIIPLDAFIQQAGGGRFRADFFDAFWLNSRTATTTYSIPFQRSTIVLYYNRDAFQRAGLDPNKPPTNWTELEQDAQKLTAHDAGGTVTQWGVGIPTSGFTYWLFQGFAAEAGQARMANPEGTDTYFDTPATRRALQYWLRLADLRVEPRGIVSWDTLPTEFVAGRYAMIYHSTGSLTFIRSNASFKFGTAFMPADRRYGTPTGGGNLYIFRGIPPERQRAAWEFVQWMTAPQQAARWSQASGYVAVRKSAFNVKLYKDYTDGFPQALTARDQLPYAQAELSTHHGGEIQTMFSNALQAALTGRKTPEAALRDAQQQAGRLLSQYRTH
- a CDS encoding MBL fold metallo-hydrolase produces the protein MVPPLRVRVLGSGDAFGSGGRMQTCFLVSGESTRFLVDCGATAVVAMHRFGVDRAGIDLILLSHLHGDHMGGLPFFLLDSHFNVRRTRPLLVAGPPGARGRLRDVMEALFPGSSAIPLRFPLDIHEYALETPNRIAGLTVTPYQVEHPCGAPPTALRIECEGRTIAYSGDTRWAPGLPKAAEDADLLLLECNGYDRTVPNHLDLPTLLAHRHELRSRRIVLTHMGEEMLAHREEAPWESAEDGMTITVG
- a CDS encoding molybdopterin-dependent oxidoreductase, with translation MSTVRTIRTMCPMNCHPTLCGMLVDVEDGRLIAVRGDPDNPDSRGFLCVRGQASREIIGNAERLLFPLVRGRRAADAWRRATWDEALDLIVARMRAAGRESVALWQGHGNNANNYGVRTGGQLLRRFANFYGCQWWNATMICWGLGAFGIGLTGPLETNTKEDMGAHAELILLWGANLASQPNTGRHLAAARRRGAQIVTIDVRRTEAAAQSDEVFVIRPGTDAALALALMHVIVGEDRYDRAFVAAHTVGFDALAEHVRPFSPAWAAGETGLPAGRIAALARRYAAVRPAMIVIGGSSMHKGVNGWQGGRAVACLPALTGNLGRPGAGLGPRHGSSSHGQALAGIAAADRRPPGRYVPNQMPRITEALAGGRVKVLGLFGTDMLSSFADAAAVAGGLARTDLVVSHDLFMNDTARRFADVMLPATAWLEDTGCKSTNTHLYLMPKILEPAGEARPLTRVLRDLAGRLGLDEFFPWDTDEGPIDAILDHPATGHATVRALRAEGGIRALDISHVAHPDLAFPTPSGKIEFYSARAGSLGLPPLPVYTPLPATGGHPLSFRQGRTLTQFHGFYDHGRALPTLARLDPAPILWMSPADAASRGLGDGDAIRIFNERGEFRAHARVTGDVPSGTVWMRDGWTGLNELTSGDPSIPDEAVDVFEFSAGQAAFDAMVEVAPDGG